In a single window of the Carassius carassius chromosome 26, fCarCar2.1, whole genome shotgun sequence genome:
- the LOC132105588 gene encoding sulfotransferase 4A1 gives MAESEVDTPSTPIEYESKYFEYHGVRLPPFCRGKMDEIANFSLRSSDIWIVTYPKSGTSLLQEVVYLVSQGADPDEIGLMNIDEQLPVLEYPQPGLEIIQELTSPRLIKSHLPYRFLPTAMHNGEGKVIYMARNPKDLVVSYYQFHRSLRTMSYRGTFQEFCRRFMNDKLGYGSWFEHVQEFWDHRMDSNVLFLKYEDMYKDLGTLVEQLARFLGISCDKAQLESMVESCNQLIEQCSNSEALSICRGRVGLWKDIFTVSMNEKFDAVYRQKMAKSDLTFDFTL, from the exons CTCCTTTCTGCAGGGGCAAGATGGACGAGATCGCCAACTTTTCGTTAAGAAGTAGCGACATATGGATCGTTACATATCCCAAATCAG GTACGAGTTTGTTACAGGAGGTGGTGTATCTGGTGAGTCAGGGTGCCGACCCAGATGAGATCGGGCTCATGAATATTGATGAGCAGCTTCCTGTGTTGGAATATCCACAGCCGGGTTTGGAGATCATCCAG gaACTGACCTCGCCTCGTCTGATCAAAAGCCACCTGCCGTATCGTTTCCTGCCCACAGCGATGCACAATGGAGAAGGCAAG GTGATCTACATGGCCAGGAACCCTAAAGACCTGGTGGTGTCCTACTACCAGTTCCATCGCTCTTTACGAACAATGAGCTACCGGGGAACGTTCCAGGAGTTCTGCAGGCGATTTATGAACGACAAGT TGGGATACGGCTCCTGGTTTGAGCATGTTCAGGAGTTCTGGGACCATCGCATGGACTCTAATGTCCTCTTCTTGAAATATGAGGATATGTACAAG GATCTGGGGACCCTGGTGGAGCAGCTGGCTCGTTTTCTGGGCATCTCGTGTGATAAAGCCCAGCTGGAAAGCATGGTGGAGAGCTGCAACCAACTCATCGAGCAGTGCAGCAACTCTGAGGCCTTGTCCATCTGCCGGG GTCGTGTTGGGCTTTGGAAGGACATTTTCACTGTGTCCATGAATGAAAAGTTTGATGCTGTTTACCGACAGAAGATGGCAAAGTCTGACCTGACCTTTGACTTTACCCTGTGA